One genomic window of Cheilinus undulatus linkage group 7, ASM1832078v1, whole genome shotgun sequence includes the following:
- the tnfaip8l1 gene encoding tumor necrosis factor alpha-induced protein 8-like protein 1 isoform X2, producing MDSFSTKSLAMQAQKKLMSKMATKSVANLFIDDTSSEVLDELYRVTKEYTRNRKESQKIIKNLIKMVVKLGVLYRNNQFNSEELILVDNFRKKVHTLAMTAVSFHQIEFTFDRRVMSAILNDCRELLHQAIKRHLTAKSHSRVNHVFNHFADCDFLAALYGPSEVYRAHLQRICNGVNKMLDEGNL from the exons ATGGATTCCTTCAGCACCAAAAGCTTAGCCATGCAGGCGCAGAAGAAGCTGATGAGCAAGATGGCAACCAAGAGCGTGGCCAACCTCTTCATTGACGACACTAGCAGCGAGGTGTTGGATGAGCTGTACCGTGTCACCAAGGAGTACACCCGGAACCGCAAAGAGTCCCAGAAGATCATCAAGAACCTGATCAAGATGGTGGTGAAGCTGGGAGTGCTCTACAGAAACAACCAGTTCAACAGCGAAGAGCTGATCCTGGTGGACAACTTCAG GAAGAAAGTTCACACTCTGGCCATGACGGCGGTCAGTTTCCACCAGATCGAGTTCACCTTTGACCGCCGCGTCATGAGCGCCATTTTGAATGATTGCCGTGAACTTCTGCACCAGGCCATCAAACGCCACCTGACAGCCAAGAGCCACTCACGAGTCAACCACGTGTTCAATCATTTCGCCGACTGTGACTTCCTGGCGGCTCTGTATGGGCCCTCGGAGGTTTACCGTGCTCACCTGCAGAGGATCTGTAACGGGGTCAACAAGATGCTCGATGAGGGAAATCTCTGA
- the tnfaip8l1 gene encoding tumor necrosis factor alpha-induced protein 8-like protein 1 isoform X1 produces MKQTGKDSTMDSFSTKSLAMQAQKKLMSKMATKSVANLFIDDTSSEVLDELYRVTKEYTRNRKESQKIIKNLIKMVVKLGVLYRNNQFNSEELILVDNFRKKVHTLAMTAVSFHQIEFTFDRRVMSAILNDCRELLHQAIKRHLTAKSHSRVNHVFNHFADCDFLAALYGPSEVYRAHLQRICNGVNKMLDEGNL; encoded by the exons ACTCTACAATGGATTCCTTCAGCACCAAAAGCTTAGCCATGCAGGCGCAGAAGAAGCTGATGAGCAAGATGGCAACCAAGAGCGTGGCCAACCTCTTCATTGACGACACTAGCAGCGAGGTGTTGGATGAGCTGTACCGTGTCACCAAGGAGTACACCCGGAACCGCAAAGAGTCCCAGAAGATCATCAAGAACCTGATCAAGATGGTGGTGAAGCTGGGAGTGCTCTACAGAAACAACCAGTTCAACAGCGAAGAGCTGATCCTGGTGGACAACTTCAG GAAGAAAGTTCACACTCTGGCCATGACGGCGGTCAGTTTCCACCAGATCGAGTTCACCTTTGACCGCCGCGTCATGAGCGCCATTTTGAATGATTGCCGTGAACTTCTGCACCAGGCCATCAAACGCCACCTGACAGCCAAGAGCCACTCACGAGTCAACCACGTGTTCAATCATTTCGCCGACTGTGACTTCCTGGCGGCTCTGTATGGGCCCTCGGAGGTTTACCGTGCTCACCTGCAGAGGATCTGTAACGGGGTCAACAAGATGCTCGATGAGGGAAATCTCTGA